The Salvia splendens isolate huo1 chromosome 20, SspV2, whole genome shotgun sequence nucleotide sequence TCACAAACTTGGAGAAGGTTACAAATTGCAAAAGCAATTAGTTAAATCATTATAAAGTGCAAAATTCGTGGAAGGATGAAATCTTTGTCTCTTCACAAGTCATAATTGGTGTCTTTGTGTTCTTTTGTGATGACGACAATTTACCTTAGTGGAGAACCCAcacaaatataacaaaataaaaaaaacaaataaaacaacaaaataaCCATTTATAACAATATATCTAACAATGACATTGTTTTTGGCTTCTCAACATCATTTTTGTTGAAGCAAATTCCCTATTTATTATTTAGAAAAACAATTATAGAACCATGTACTCATAATCTATTACATTGGCAAATTAATACTAATGCAGAGTAGAAAATAAATAAGATTTCACACAGATTAGGTCAAGGTCAATACAATGACGGGACCAATTTCCAGTGGAGTTGGGAAGTCGACCGACCAGTGGCGTATCAAGTTGAGAAAGTGACAAGTAATTACATAACTGTGTGTCAGAGCAGTTAGTGTCGTCGTCAACACCAGTGTGGCTTTAGTTTCCTTCGTGAAAGTGTGGACAAATGGATTATGAAGTATGAATATTAGACAATGAAGAATAACTAATAGGACCATCCTAGCATGCATGAACTGGTAGTACACAGTGCTTTAGTGGTTGTACAGTGAGAATAAATAGGCTGAGCCACGCCCATGCATGCGCCATCATCCATTAACACATCTCTTTTGCATGCGTGTTGaccatttttatttgaaatatttcactaactttttaaacTTGGACTATTGTTGTCACCTTCCTTATAAGAATCTTCAAAACCAAACGCAAAATTAGCTTGTCTATAATTATGGGATGCCTAAAATTATCAATTCGAAGAAGAAGGGAAGTTTTGAAGGTAGTgaatgttgaaaagtaaaacGTGGAAAATAAAACTCAAGAACTCTTGAAGGCtacatttttattgatttgGATTGTTTGAGATACATTGTACATTCATATTTATAGAACTAGAGAACTTAATGTACCTAGGGACTTATGAACTTGGGACTCTACCATAATAATGATATATTCCCTTGAGACCCTAAAGTTACTCTTTCCCATAATCTTGAGACTCTCATATTctatttccaacactccccctcaagttaagtatcgagttttttcgacacttaacttgcacgatcttcactTTGATGAATAGTTTATACTCATATTAAGGAGTCATTCACGTTTCATTGatagtttatgctcgtatcatagagcttcttcaattcatcattgatagtttatactcgtatcaaagagttttttttttcattgaaagtttagactcgtttcaaggagtttcttcaattttctgttcACAATTTTAACTCGTGTCATAGAGCTCTTCATTGACATTTTTAACTCATACCAAGGAGCTAATCTAGATAGTTTTTACTCATATCCGGGAGCCATCTTTgatagttttaactcgtgtTTAGGAgccacttcattttttttgaccgacagtttttactcgtgtcgaggagctcattcagacagttttgactcttgtcgaggagctaatctagacagtttttACTCATGTACGGGAGCTTatctagacagtttttgctcgtatctaggagccacTCATCTTTGGACTGAATTTAAATTGCAGCCCAAAGCTTAATTTTggaaggccattcttggcccatttCGCTCATATACAATGAGCCCATATTCTTTTCATTGTTTCCCTTCTTGAGCCCAATAATGCTAGGcccaattttttctttttcttgaaacACAATTGAGAAGACGTCAACACCCGCCTCCTTTCTCCTTCTCTTCTCCAATTGACGATGGCCAAGCATTTTCTGAATCTTCTCTTCTTTGAGACAATCTGTTCAGCGGAAACACTTATCGGATACCCAAGTTTACAGCCTAGTTGAAGGCGTAAACTTCAGTCATCTCTCCTCCTTCCGACGAGGCTGCCTCCTTCTAGTTTCTCCAGCTGTGGTAGTCCTCTTTCCCTCGGCCGGACAAACCGAGGACTACTCCTCTGTTTTCTTCTCTTGACTGTGGCAATGCGATGCTGCACCATCAGCAACCACCAGCGACCTATTCACTGCTGCCGCCTTCTCCATCAATGCTGGAATTGCCCGGCAGTCTAATTCTTTCCCTCTGCCGGACAGTGCCGTTGCTCACCTTTCAGCCTCTTCTCGGCATTCTTCTAGCAGCTATTATGGCCTTACTTCCCGATGCCATCAATAATTTCCTTTCTTCGAAGACTCTCTTTGGTCGAAGCAACTTGATGCTATAGAGTATTCACCGCCATTCCTGCGGTCATCATATCGATCTTCTCCGGCACCATGACCTTCACAGCGTGTGGTGACACAATCTCTCTCCCCCTCGCCGCACAGACGTTGGCTGCTCCGCCTCTATGTTTTCTTCTCTTTTGGAGGTGGAGACTCGATTTCTTCCATTGCCACTCCTCTGCAGCCTTCTTCTCCGTCTGTGGCGGCTCCTGCGCCAACTCATAGGTGTGTGTAAACTTCGGTCAGCTGCTTCTTCATCGGCCGGAGCGACGCCTGGCTTTCTCGACGACATCTGCTCGATCGCTGCTTCGCTCTTCCACTGGCCTTCTTCGGCAATGGGTGAAATCATCCGACAATTGTATTGTTCGGTCGCTGGATCGCTCTTCCACTGGCCACATCCTTCAGGTTTTTCCGTGGAGGCTTTCGAGTTCTTCTTCCACAGTTATTCCTTCCCCTGCTGTGGGTGGAACTATCCGGGAGTGGAAGTCCTCACCCCCTCGGCAGGATGGTTCTTGAACAGGGTTGCTCCAGTTGCTGTTGCAACACATCCAGTCGCTTCTTCTCTCCTCGATTTTGTGGTGACACAACATCGTCGTGCGTGGTTCGCTTTGGGCCTCTAGCGCCGCTGCTTTTTTACTCAGCGGGCAAACGATTCACCACCGCTGCCAGTGATGTTTAGCTGCCAACCTTGCTTCTCGCCGCTGCCATCTCCACCGCGGTTCGGTCGTTTGTAAAGTAGCAGTCGTTATCGCCGACGTTCATCGCTGTTGGGGTTCTGCAGCCGTTGCCATCGCCTTGCGCTACCTCTCGCCGTCTCTATTCCTACCGCGGCGCTGCTGTTGCTTAATCTCTATGTTGCCTGGCCGTGGTCGAGCTTCGCCTTTTGATGCCCATTCGAAATTCTACTACCGAGAACTCACTGTCGTCATCTCGGTCCAGCCAAGCACCACCGTCATTTACAGCGCCGCCATCGCCAGCGACGCGGTCCCTACCATTGCCGTAGTTACGCTGTTTCCGTCGGATCTTGCTATACTATCACTTTGTTGGTGATGAGCTTCCTGTTGGGCAGAGTTTCAGCCTCATGCTAACTGCAGAGCCTCCCTTTCCTAGATGTTTATTCCGATAGGATtctttggttttttttttctttttttggataTAGAGACAGAGATCGATCCATGCAAGGAatcgaacctgctctgataccatgttgaaaagtaaaatgcggaaaataaaattcaagaactcttgaagactacatttttattgatttgGATTGTTTGAGATACATTGTACATTCATATTTATAGAACTAGAGAACTAAATGTACCTAGGAGTTATGAACTTGGGACTCTACCATAATAATGATATATTCCCTTAAGACCCTAAAGTTACTCTTTCCCATAATCTTGAGACTCTCATATTCTATTTCCAACAGTGAAAGTGGATGATGGCAAAGTCATGGAGTTGAAATCAGCAGTTTTTGTGAATGAATTGCTACTGAATTTTGAAGGGGTTGGAGTGACACAATCAAGAAAATGTGGCAAGTTTTTGGCGCCAAGCTTTGAGCTACAGTTGGGGAAGACTTTCTATCTTTTCCCTTGGAAACTTTCAGTTGCGGCGGCGGACGGAGGCTCCACGGAAGGGGCGACGAAGAGAATAAAGATTGTGATAACAAAGAAGCAGCCGGAGGAGCTGCTGTCCAATCAAACGAGCTGGAAGCCTGGTCTCCTTCCCATTCCAGAAGAAAATGAATTGTAGTAATGTGAAGTTTGTTCGCATAATTAGAGCCTattcaaatcaaaatttataataaaataattgttttaTCAATATGAATTATTCCTATAAATATTATAGAACTTGTGATGCTAATTTAGCAATGCAAACTCTTATTCTAAGTTCTAAACTTTGATATAATGTTTTCCCATATCttgatttaatattttcaacAATCTCCTCAATCCTAAAAAACATGTAAGAAATTAAACTAGCTAAGTAAGAAAAAGGTAGTGCCATGCTAAGAATGCTATCTATGTACACATACATGGCACACGTGTTGAAATTTAACTAGCATAATCTTTGTTCTTTCAGTTATTGAAGCAATGAATCATTTGGTCATTTGTTTGTCATTATCATCGCTTTTATGAGACAATTTGATGGTATGACTTTTAGCATTTTATCTCTTGCGATATTTAATCTTTCAGTTATTTGTAATTATCATTGACTTTATGAGGCGTGTAACGTGTTGATACCAAGATTATCCCTATTTTTACCCATTGAATTTCTATAattaaatttgtcaaaaattatgaaaaattaaattcaatatcaCTAAATAAGGAGACCTTCGAGTTATGCGTAATTTACACCAATTTATTAAAGagcaataattttttatttacaccAATTTATTCGAAAACACCATGAATTTGTTCAACCATGAATCTCCACATCGACGTTTTTCCTCTCCACTTTCGTCTTCGGCACAGAGATGCAGAGATCTCTGTTCTTCATCTCCACCTTCACCTTCTCCTTCTCGCAGTTTTCCGGCAGCCTCAGCCGCGTGCCGTAGGAGCTGTAGCTACTCCCGCTCGACCACTCACCGTCCAACGTCCTCTCTCCCTTGATCACCAGCCCGTCATCCTCCACGCTCAACTTCACGTCCTCCGTTGACAATCCAGGCATGTCGAATCTCATCCTCACCTCATTCTCGTCCTCGCTCATGTCCCACGGCAATCGCACGTCCCCCGCCGCCACCGCGCCGGGGTACGCCATCACGTCGCCGAACAGCCTGTCCATTGTGTCCAGCATTCTCCGCATCGACCACATCGGCGACGCTCTGTCCAGCAATCATGCAATTGTGTGAGTAGATCGAGCAATTGAGTCATCAATAATTGGGGATTTTTTGCCCTAATTTGAATTCGACTCGCGATTGGACTGAATCTCGTGGATGGCAAGGTTAAATCGTGAATTTCGCCctaaattgaaattgaaactgAATCAGGAGAAATCGACTTACCGAAAGGAGATATGTCGGCGGAGAGTGGCCGGGGCGACGTTCGACGGCAGCGCGCTGGTCTCTGCCGCCTTGGCCGCTGGAAACATGAACGTCGACGGGGGAGTCTTTGTTTTCTCCGGCGGCCTGAGCTCTAATAGAGAACTCTAGGAAAGAATGCGGTGGAAGCTATGTTTGTCGGTGTTTGATGAAAGCTGAGAAAAACTCAGAATTCCGGCTGCCATTTTAGAATGAAGCAAACGCAAACTCTAGAAGAAAACAGAGGAGTAATGAAATCAATTTTGTTGAACTAAGTCTGATTGGTGACGATGGAATGGAATTGTGTATAGATAGAGTGATGGAAGAAGAGTGTGGATTCATCTCGACTGATTGAGAGATGATTGTGTGTTTTTCCTAAATGTTCTTtcgaaattttcattttctgtGCTGGATTCCCGAATCAGCTGGTTTTGTGATTGGGCCACGTTATTTTTTGGGCCTGACCTGAAGTTTGAGGGCCACATGATGTCATGGGCCAGTAGTCTCTCTCGTGTATAGGATGCAAGTTCTGGTTCCGATCACGGGTTGAATCAAAACCGGCATATCAGTTATAGCAGTTCGGTTTTGGTTTCAAAGTTTTCGGAGCCATAACTAGAAAACTAGCGAATTCATAGAAAATCAGAAAAAGTTGAGAATcggtataaaaattaaattg carries:
- the LOC121781946 gene encoding small heat shock protein, chloroplastic-like — translated: MFPAAKAAETSALPSNVAPATLRRHISFRASPMWSMRRMLDTMDRLFGDVMAYPGAVAAGDVRLPWDMSEDENEVRMRFDMPGLSTEDVKLSVEDDGLVIKGERTLDGEWSSGSSYSSYGTRLRLPENCEKEKVKVEMKNRDLCISVPKTKVERKNVDVEIHG